A section of the Polynucleobacter sp. AP-Sving-400A-A2 genome encodes:
- the fliP gene encoding flagellar type III secretion system pore protein FliP (The bacterial flagellar biogenesis protein FliP forms a type III secretion system (T3SS)-type pore required for flagellar assembly.), giving the protein MKNRITFLMSGVIGLLGLFPLIAWSQTLPLVTAKQAGSGTLYSVPVETVLAITALSFLPAALVLMTSFTRIIIVFSLLRQALGLTTMPPNIVLIGLSLFLTLFIMNPVFDSIYKTAYQPYSTGKMGFPQAVEVGAKPLKEFMLKQTRKDDLNLFMKMYGKEIQAREDVPFTVLIPAFAISEIKTGFLIGFVIFLPFLVIDFAVASILTSLGMVMVSPMMFSLPIKLIVFTLADGWALLSTSLVQSYIN; this is encoded by the coding sequence TTGAAAAATAGAATCACCTTCCTCATGAGCGGAGTGATAGGGCTTTTGGGACTGTTCCCATTAATAGCATGGAGTCAGACTCTACCCCTCGTAACCGCTAAGCAGGCTGGTAGTGGCACACTATATTCCGTACCAGTTGAAACAGTATTAGCTATTACTGCACTCAGTTTTCTGCCAGCCGCCCTAGTACTAATGACCAGCTTTACAAGAATCATCATTGTATTTTCTTTATTACGCCAAGCTCTAGGTTTAACGACGATGCCACCTAATATTGTTTTAATTGGGCTCTCACTGTTTCTGACTTTATTCATTATGAATCCCGTCTTTGACTCGATTTATAAAACTGCATATCAGCCTTACTCAACAGGAAAGATGGGATTTCCTCAAGCGGTTGAGGTTGGCGCAAAGCCCTTAAAAGAGTTTATGTTGAAGCAAACTCGTAAGGATGACTTGAACTTATTCATGAAGATGTACGGTAAAGAAATCCAAGCACGCGAAGATGTTCCGTTCACTGTCTTAATTCCAGCGTTTGCGATTTCAGAAATAAAGACTGGTTTTTTAATTGGCTTTGTAATCTTCCTACCCTTTTTGGTAATTGATTTTGCAGTGGCTAGTATCCTGACCTCCCTCGGTATGGTGATGGTTTCGCCGATGATGTTTTCTTTGCCGATCAAATTAATTGTGTTTACCTTGGCAGATGGATGGGCCTTGCTCTCTACCTCATTAGTACAAAGCTACATTAATTAA
- the fliO gene encoding flagellar biosynthetic protein FliO, with product MLLFSFIWLALAAALIWVVAYLVKRDSAVRASNPHVMILAQQALGPRERVIIVNVLNRILVIGHTPTQINLLTELDPEDVAHLKPQPSNVDFANQLRQLVKRNIG from the coding sequence ATGTTGCTTTTTTCATTCATTTGGCTGGCACTAGCGGCCGCACTTATTTGGGTTGTTGCGTATTTAGTTAAGCGGGACTCCGCAGTCCGTGCAAGCAATCCCCACGTCATGATTTTGGCTCAACAGGCTTTAGGCCCAAGAGAGCGAGTGATCATTGTGAATGTACTCAATCGCATCTTGGTGATTGGCCATACACCTACTCAAATTAATCTGTTGACCGAACTAGACCCAGAAGATGTGGCCCATTTAAAGCCGCAGCCTAGTAATGTTGATTTTGCAAATCAGTTAAGGCAGCTGGTTAAGAGGAATATCGGTTGA
- a CDS encoding carbonic anhydrase, translating into MMNRIFNPIAMATSAIFLLLLSQPVMASDQAPAATPAEKSADKAKVTVSPGPSSDEEMSKALTNKISKGSGDIVIRSSDLSVAGNAPLSPEVKPKPAAKAPAKPSVKEAHSHHWSYFDGPGGPDDWGNLGKENLACLKGKTQSPININIDRAVKAELNPLEFLYRASPLSILDNGHTIMVNYGEGSNLMVDDRQYRLIQFHFHKPSEEAINGERTDMVAHLVHQHHDGSLAVVAVLMSTVKPAALKKYWWGDDSTQENALINTLWNKVPLVKGKTENPGVMIDINQMLPADKSYFTYMGSLTTPPCSENVLWLVLKNPIYVSEAQVKNFDRMYPMNARPLQPKGDRLVKETKDR; encoded by the coding sequence ATGATGAATAGAATCTTCAACCCTATTGCTATGGCAACTTCTGCCATCTTCCTTTTGTTGCTTAGTCAGCCAGTAATGGCGTCTGACCAAGCTCCAGCAGCTACGCCTGCGGAAAAGTCAGCTGATAAAGCCAAGGTGACAGTCTCCCCAGGCCCATCCAGTGATGAAGAGATGAGCAAGGCCCTGACTAATAAAATTAGCAAAGGATCTGGTGATATTGTGATTCGTAGCAGCGATCTTTCTGTTGCAGGTAATGCACCGCTCTCTCCAGAAGTTAAACCTAAACCTGCAGCTAAAGCACCCGCCAAGCCTTCCGTAAAAGAAGCGCATAGCCATCATTGGTCATATTTTGATGGGCCTGGCGGTCCAGATGACTGGGGTAATTTAGGTAAAGAAAACTTGGCCTGCCTAAAGGGTAAGACGCAATCACCAATCAATATTAATATTGACAGAGCAGTCAAAGCCGAATTAAACCCTCTAGAATTTCTTTACAGAGCATCGCCCTTATCCATTCTCGATAATGGACATACCATTATGGTGAACTACGGCGAGGGTAGTAATCTGATGGTCGATGATAGGCAATATCGATTGATTCAGTTCCACTTTCATAAGCCAAGTGAAGAGGCGATTAATGGTGAGCGCACCGATATGGTGGCGCACTTGGTGCATCAACACCACGACGGTAGCTTGGCGGTTGTTGCCGTGTTAATGAGTACTGTAAAACCAGCGGCACTCAAAAAATATTGGTGGGGTGACGATTCTACTCAAGAGAATGCTTTAATTAACACTCTCTGGAATAAGGTTCCATTAGTCAAAGGCAAGACTGAGAATCCTGGGGTCATGATTGACATCAATCAAATGTTGCCAGCGGACAAAAGCTATTTCACCTATATGGGATCTTTGACAACGCCACCATGTAGTGAAAACGTGCTTTGGCTTGTTCTAAAAAATCCTATTTATGTAAGTGAGGCACAAGTAAAGAATTTTGACCGTATGTACCCTATGAATGCGCGACCGTTGCAGCCTAAAGGTGATCGTTTGGTTAAAGAAACTAAAGACCGTTAA
- a CDS encoding flagellar biosynthetic protein FliR, giving the protein MLTITGLQIEQYMAIFMFASLRVFGLFLTSPMFAMRSVPMQFRLFIALAFGIYVMPILGTDKIPYPGEITFFASAIELAIGAFIGFAVRVAFMVIDIAAEVLSFLSGFSFASSSFRDPTLDSGLVAQFMGLVVLALAFSLNVHLVLIDIVLTSFKTVPLGVWPQSWTSKGLVDLFSASFRLGLILSMPVLLVYTMFNLTQAFLGRTSPQMNLFSIGFAVSIPLAFLVFFMILPDLQIILERSLENPLQLIRQGVELPNAQ; this is encoded by the coding sequence ATGTTGACCATTACCGGTCTTCAAATTGAGCAATATATGGCAATCTTTATGTTTGCCTCGCTAAGGGTTTTTGGGTTGTTTTTAACGTCTCCCATGTTTGCGATGCGGTCAGTACCGATGCAGTTTCGTTTATTTATTGCTTTAGCATTTGGTATTTATGTGATGCCAATACTGGGGACCGATAAAATTCCTTACCCAGGTGAAATTACTTTTTTTGCTTCTGCAATTGAGTTGGCGATTGGCGCCTTCATTGGCTTTGCGGTCCGTGTAGCATTTATGGTGATAGATATAGCAGCAGAGGTGCTCTCTTTTTTATCGGGCTTTAGCTTTGCCTCCTCTAGCTTTCGGGATCCCACATTAGATTCAGGCTTAGTTGCCCAGTTTATGGGTTTAGTCGTATTAGCGCTGGCTTTTTCGCTCAATGTTCATTTAGTGTTAATTGATATTGTGTTGACCAGCTTTAAGACAGTACCATTAGGTGTATGGCCTCAATCCTGGACATCTAAAGGATTGGTGGATTTATTTTCTGCCTCATTTCGATTGGGCTTAATTTTATCAATGCCAGTACTATTGGTTTATACAATGTTTAATTTAACGCAAGCATTTTTGGGAAGAACTAGCCCACAGATGAATTTATTTTCAATCGGTTTTGCAGTAAGCATACCGCTAGCCTTTTTGGTCTTCTTCATGATTTTGCCTGATCTACAAATTATTTTGGAGCGTTCGCTTGAGAACCCTTTACAACTTATTCGACAAGGTGTGGAGCTGCCTAATGCACAATAA
- a CDS encoding flagellar export protein FliJ, whose product MNAIELLHRLAKIREDQAMARAKRVASQVNQQKAFKDQVLDYAKDYEAQLLAGGKGGSSVAFIQDANAFREKLLHSAIEMDGQIQGMTKASEETLKVATLARMRTRGLSKLVDKMHLEAKRKQAKAELSQFEDNFSARLSFKSGTKDA is encoded by the coding sequence ATGAATGCCATAGAACTCCTGCATCGCTTAGCCAAAATACGAGAAGATCAGGCTATGGCACGGGCAAAGCGAGTTGCTAGTCAGGTAAATCAGCAAAAAGCCTTTAAAGATCAAGTACTTGACTATGCGAAAGATTATGAAGCTCAATTACTTGCTGGTGGCAAAGGCGGATCTTCAGTGGCATTCATTCAGGATGCCAATGCCTTTAGAGAGAAGCTGCTGCATAGCGCTATAGAGATGGATGGTCAAATTCAAGGTATGACAAAGGCCTCTGAGGAAACCTTAAAAGTAGCTACTTTAGCCAGAATGCGCACTCGGGGGCTATCTAAATTAGTAGACAAAATGCACCTCGAGGCCAAAAGAAAGCAGGCTAAAGCAGAACTTAGCCAATTTGAAGATAACTTCTCAGCAAGGCTGAGTTTCAAATCTGGCACGAAAGATGCATAG
- a CDS encoding flagellar hook-length control protein FliK — protein sequence MNPATQAASNQAPIITLTPEIASALRDLQQQAKPVNAAQAGALEQLKGLVTQVAQAAPQQVTTITLTQDQVNAIRDLAQQSNLPLAPQLASLVNPATQAASNQAPIITLTPEIASALRDLQQQAKPVNAAQEMPKASTAELNLVNSTVATTQAVVEKLATKAPSDSGIRADSKNVSALSAQNSKNSDNALTPLFAGQISKENIGVDNSIRPRPESDYQTSEQEKVADLSVQDANTLSTPNSGLARLDNHTPEAIQKFQIKQTETSLVSGPLHSEIMSAAKSGGGRIMFELTPPEQGTIRIDLRINQSGQAHLIVEGASDATKSRLDQGGQNLKQEFAQMGLNLSLDLRQGNQSQQASGQSFANARQEYYAKQQNIDPTPKTMTSTGFIGSGHNRSASGTVHLFA from the coding sequence GTGAACCCAGCAACCCAAGCAGCCTCTAACCAAGCACCGATCATCACGCTCACCCCAGAGATCGCTAGTGCGCTTCGGGACTTACAGCAACAAGCTAAACCAGTGAACGCTGCTCAGGCCGGTGCCTTAGAGCAGCTAAAGGGTCTAGTAACTCAGGTAGCTCAAGCAGCCCCTCAGCAAGTAACTACCATCACGCTGACCCAAGACCAAGTCAATGCGATTCGTGATCTGGCCCAGCAAAGTAATTTGCCGTTAGCACCCCAATTGGCTAGCCTGGTGAACCCAGCAACCCAAGCAGCCTCTAACCAAGCACCGATCATCACGCTCACCCCAGAGATCGCTAGTGCGCTTCGGGACTTACAGCAACAAGCTAAACCAGTGAACGCTGCTCAGGAAATGCCAAAAGCATCAACAGCAGAGCTTAATCTTGTCAATTCGACTGTTGCTACAACTCAAGCTGTAGTTGAAAAGCTCGCCACGAAGGCCCCTTCAGACAGCGGCATTCGAGCTGATAGTAAAAATGTTTCAGCTCTCAGCGCTCAAAATTCTAAAAATTCTGATAACGCTCTGACCCCCTTGTTTGCTGGCCAGATATCCAAAGAAAACATCGGCGTTGATAATTCCATTCGTCCAAGGCCAGAGTCTGACTATCAGACCAGCGAACAAGAAAAAGTGGCTGATTTAAGCGTCCAGGATGCTAATACTCTAAGCACCCCAAATAGCGGTCTTGCACGTTTAGATAATCACACACCAGAAGCTATACAAAAGTTTCAAATCAAGCAAACAGAGACCTCTCTAGTGAGTGGTCCCTTACATAGCGAGATTATGAGTGCTGCTAAGTCAGGTGGCGGTCGCATTATGTTTGAGTTAACGCCGCCAGAGCAGGGCACGATTCGGATCGACTTACGCATTAATCAAAGTGGCCAGGCCCACCTGATAGTCGAAGGTGCGAGCGACGCTACAAAATCTCGCTTAGATCAGGGCGGCCAAAATCTGAAGCAAGAGTTTGCTCAGATGGGTTTAAATCTCTCGCTAGATCTCAGGCAGGGCAATCAGTCACAACAGGCCTCAGGACAGTCCTTTGCCAATGCTCGTCAGGAATACTATGCTAAGCAGCAGAATATTGATCCGACTCCTAAAACCATGACAAGCACTGGTTTTATTGGTTCAGGTCATAATAGGAGCGCTAGCGGTACAGTGCATCTGTTCGCTTAA
- a CDS encoding flagellar biosynthetic protein FliQ, with protein sequence MESGVILDLVYQALRMAAVLAGPVLMALLVVGLIIGILQAATSVNESTVAFVPKLIVFAAVIVIIGPVSLSLFTDYIKELFARIPGLVN encoded by the coding sequence ATGGAGAGCGGAGTCATTCTCGATTTGGTATATCAGGCATTGAGAATGGCAGCAGTGTTAGCAGGACCTGTACTAATGGCATTACTGGTAGTTGGATTAATTATTGGCATTTTGCAAGCAGCCACCTCTGTTAATGAATCTACTGTTGCATTCGTTCCAAAACTCATTGTGTTTGCTGCCGTCATTGTCATCATCGGGCCGGTTAGTCTATCTTTATTTACAGACTACATTAAAGAACTCTTTGCCCGCATACCAGGTTTAGTGAATTAA
- the fliM gene encoding flagellar motor switch protein FliM: MATGAINVEMNIAAEDQQSMFDKSKIIARRRMPTLELIHERFCRAVRLSLFNMIRAPIEVQMHMPSVKSYEQFVSEFPERTNINIVGIRPLRGVGCWIVDPGVVYIAIDNMFGGEGRLAPRLALREYTPTELRIIRRLVDALLNDYEKAWKAVYEIKFDFMRQETNFGFAKITSPSEMVLHSKFTIEINGRPGDVDLCIPFWVMEPIKAILYNNMQGFASEPDEHWTNLLNDQVHEAPVTAVAVLARKQMLLREITSLSVGDIIPIEINDPVTVYVDGLPVIKGQYGVKEGRYSVKVSTIQHPAEFLKSPLEKARLGPSMMRSAEKGELYEQLAENPHVPATMRAPEPNQRDVSSDTMDQVADTLEPNESIDQTGSAQE; the protein is encoded by the coding sequence ATGGCGACAGGAGCAATCAATGTCGAGATGAACATTGCCGCTGAAGATCAGCAGTCAATGTTCGACAAATCGAAGATTATTGCTCGTCGGCGCATGCCGACATTGGAGCTCATACACGAACGCTTTTGTCGGGCGGTACGTTTATCTCTGTTTAATATGATCCGCGCACCGATTGAGGTGCAGATGCATATGCCGAGCGTCAAAAGCTATGAGCAATTTGTGTCCGAATTTCCTGAGCGTACCAATATCAATATCGTAGGCATCCGTCCACTGCGTGGCGTAGGCTGCTGGATTGTTGATCCTGGTGTTGTGTATATCGCGATTGATAATATGTTTGGTGGTGAGGGTCGGTTGGCACCAAGGCTGGCATTACGCGAATACACACCGACGGAGTTGCGTATTATTCGTCGCCTAGTCGATGCACTGCTCAACGACTATGAGAAAGCTTGGAAAGCAGTATATGAAATTAAGTTTGACTTCATGCGCCAAGAGACTAATTTTGGGTTTGCCAAAATAACTTCACCTAGCGAGATGGTGCTGCATTCAAAATTTACTATTGAGATTAATGGCAGACCAGGTGATGTTGACCTCTGTATTCCATTCTGGGTAATGGAGCCAATCAAAGCAATCTTGTATAACAATATGCAAGGCTTTGCAAGTGAGCCAGATGAACATTGGACGAACTTATTAAACGACCAGGTTCATGAAGCCCCAGTGACTGCTGTAGCTGTATTGGCCCGTAAGCAGATGCTCTTGCGTGAAATTACCTCCTTATCAGTGGGGGATATCATCCCTATAGAAATTAATGATCCGGTTACCGTTTATGTGGATGGTTTACCAGTGATCAAGGGGCAATATGGTGTAAAAGAAGGGCGCTATTCAGTTAAAGTAAGTACGATTCAGCACCCTGCAGAATTCCTAAAGAGCCCTCTAGAGAAGGCGCGCCTTGGACCCAGCATGATGCGAAGTGCTGAAAAAGGTGAGTTATATGAGCAACTTGCTGAAAACCCTCATGTGCCTGCCACAATGCGGGCTCCTGAACCCAATCAACGAGATGTCTCAAGCGATACAATGGACCAAGTTGCGGATACACTTGAGCCCAATGAATCCATTGATCAAACAGGCTCAGCACAAGAATAA
- a CDS encoding FliI/YscN family ATPase yields MSVLQPQELVSQLELRRQHLMQTPYSIREGKLKRVSGIVLEVEGLPMSIGSGATILSELGGKTYDAECIGFNGAITYLMPIDAMENISPGALVYPANTPFNSGAGYISSSVGEPLTIGESLLGRVVDGLGRPIDGKGYGEKQFSPIIQRMLNPLDRTPIHEPLDVGIQAVNGLLTVGRGQRVGIFAGSGVGKSVLLGMLARNCVADVIVIGLVGERGREVREFCEDTLGPESFQRAVVVAAPADASPLARSKGASYATDVAIWFRDQGKHVVLIVDSLTRYAMALREIGLSLGEAPVARGYPPSVFARMPELVERVGNGANPDGSITAFYTVLLEGDDTNDPVADTARGILDGHFFLSRELADSGHYPAIDVEKSISRVMPKVVSKEHLLSARRMKQLYSRYMRGRDLVSMGAYIAGSDPELDAALQAWPKIQAFLQQDADVAVPIDQTEILLAEISPPNL; encoded by the coding sequence GTGAGTGTTTTACAACCTCAGGAATTGGTAAGTCAGTTAGAGTTGCGTCGCCAACACTTGATGCAAACACCTTACTCCATTCGAGAAGGAAAACTAAAGCGCGTCTCTGGAATTGTCTTGGAGGTTGAAGGCCTGCCAATGAGTATCGGATCAGGCGCTACCATCCTGTCCGAACTAGGCGGCAAGACTTATGATGCAGAGTGCATTGGCTTTAATGGCGCAATCACTTATTTAATGCCGATTGATGCGATGGAAAATATTTCACCAGGCGCATTGGTGTATCCAGCAAATACGCCATTTAATTCTGGGGCAGGTTACATCTCCAGTAGTGTCGGTGAACCTTTGACGATTGGCGAGAGTTTGCTGGGTAGAGTAGTCGATGGCTTGGGCCGACCTATCGATGGCAAAGGATATGGTGAAAAACAATTTTCACCCATTATTCAAAGAATGTTAAATCCCTTGGATCGAACGCCCATTCATGAACCTTTGGATGTGGGTATTCAAGCGGTGAATGGTTTGTTAACAGTGGGTCGTGGTCAGCGCGTTGGAATATTTGCGGGATCTGGAGTCGGTAAAAGTGTTTTATTAGGAATGCTTGCGCGTAATTGCGTTGCTGATGTGATTGTGATTGGCCTAGTTGGTGAACGCGGTCGCGAAGTGCGCGAGTTTTGTGAAGACACCTTGGGCCCAGAATCATTTCAGCGCGCGGTGGTTGTTGCAGCGCCTGCAGATGCTTCTCCATTGGCGCGCTCAAAAGGAGCGTCGTACGCAACCGATGTGGCGATCTGGTTTCGAGATCAAGGTAAGCACGTGGTTTTGATTGTCGACTCACTCACTCGTTACGCAATGGCATTGCGTGAAATTGGCCTAAGCTTAGGAGAGGCTCCAGTAGCAAGAGGCTACCCTCCCAGCGTATTTGCACGCATGCCAGAGTTAGTTGAGCGCGTTGGAAATGGCGCCAATCCTGATGGTTCAATTACTGCTTTTTATACCGTATTACTAGAAGGTGATGACACCAATGATCCAGTTGCTGATACCGCCCGCGGTATTTTGGACGGACACTTCTTCCTTTCTAGAGAATTGGCTGATAGTGGCCACTACCCAGCCATAGATGTGGAGAAATCGATTTCTCGGGTGATGCCAAAAGTGGTATCAAAAGAGCATTTACTTTCTGCTAGAAGAATGAAGCAGTTATACAGTCGGTATATGCGGGGAAGGGACTTGGTCTCGATGGGTGCTTACATCGCAGGGAGCGATCCAGAATTGGATGCTGCTTTACAAGCTTGGCCAAAAATTCAGGCTTTCTTGCAACAAGACGCTGATGTAGCCGTTCCAATAGACCAAACAGAGATTTTGCTAGCTGAAATTAGCCCGCCCAACCTATAA
- the fliN gene encoding flagellar motor switch protein FliN, which yields MAENDNDLAKTLTSADVSGSLRKATFNNLEDGAKAGADFNDIDLVMDVPVQVTVELGRAKMQIRNLLNLTYGSVIELDILAGEPLEVVVNGCLVAQGEVVIVNDRYGIRLTDIVTPAERLRKINR from the coding sequence ATGGCTGAAAACGATAATGATTTAGCAAAAACACTGACTAGTGCTGATGTTTCTGGATCTCTTCGCAAGGCGACATTTAACAACCTAGAAGATGGCGCTAAAGCTGGCGCAGACTTTAACGATATTGATTTGGTGATGGATGTGCCGGTTCAAGTCACAGTTGAACTTGGACGTGCCAAGATGCAAATTCGCAATCTACTGAATCTAACTTATGGATCAGTGATCGAGCTAGATATCTTGGCTGGAGAGCCTCTAGAAGTCGTGGTGAATGGTTGCCTAGTGGCTCAAGGTGAGGTAGTGATTGTGAATGATCGCTATGGTATTCGCTTGACTGATATTGTGACTCCCGCAGAGCGTCTGCGTAAAATTAATCGCTGA
- the fliL gene encoding flagellar basal body-associated protein FliL, with protein sequence MADEERVEPTLDVNGGIPPPPVVEHVEVEEEKPKSKKMLFLIIGLIVVLAGAVGGYFYMQHNAELKRQQEAEDKRPENILKKQLMERKDNAAPIYIALDEMIVNLPGRGGEHYLQTKMVLRTNDGSTEDKIKKFMPVIRDKVITVLSSRQMQELATVEGKTMMAREVALVINSIIAPQLTAIYILQQQPSTADIQNLERIGAVPKETSSGQKITGEAARAAAEFWNVTEMDLPVQAVLFNTFVMQ encoded by the coding sequence ATGGCTGATGAAGAACGCGTAGAGCCTACCTTAGATGTCAATGGCGGGATACCACCCCCACCTGTCGTAGAGCATGTCGAGGTTGAAGAAGAAAAGCCTAAAAGCAAAAAGATGCTATTTTTGATCATCGGATTGATAGTAGTGTTGGCTGGAGCAGTTGGCGGCTACTTTTATATGCAACATAATGCTGAGCTCAAAAGACAGCAAGAAGCTGAAGATAAACGCCCTGAAAATATTCTGAAGAAGCAATTAATGGAGCGCAAAGATAATGCCGCTCCCATTTACATTGCTCTAGACGAAATGATCGTAAACCTCCCTGGCAGAGGGGGGGAGCATTACTTGCAGACGAAGATGGTCCTCAGGACAAATGATGGATCCACTGAAGATAAAATCAAGAAGTTCATGCCCGTCATCAGAGATAAGGTGATTACGGTTTTATCCTCACGCCAAATGCAAGAGTTAGCAACAGTAGAGGGCAAAACAATGATGGCGCGTGAGGTCGCACTAGTCATTAATTCCATTATTGCGCCCCAACTCACTGCTATTTATATACTCCAGCAACAACCATCAACAGCTGATATTCAAAATCTAGAGAGAATTGGTGCTGTGCCAAAAGAAACCTCTTCAGGTCAGAAGATTACTGGTGAGGCTGCTAGGGCTGCAGCAGAATTTTGGAATGTTACGGAGATGGATCTTCCTGTTCAGGCCGTACTATTCAATACTTTTGTAATGCAGTAA
- a CDS encoding tetratricopeptide repeat protein: MRTNNQKSTKAGGNLSLVSSQAQAPEQVAQIQDLFEQGIVCHRTGRLKEAQDLYEQTLLAQPDHVDAMHLLGLIAYETANFDLAEHLMQGAITLNPNNSSYHSNLGNVLKAKQKYDAAIVSYDSAIQLTPNSTYTYYNRGNTLHIQKRLEDAVASFDQAIAISTDFAEAYNNRGNALKDLKKFDQAIASYIAAIQIKPEYAEAYNNLGNALKDIKKFDEAIGSYSTAIQIKPDYAEAYNNLGNALKEQRQIDKAIQSYSRAIDLKPDCFEAFNNRGNGLKELKQLSGAIASYDKAIEINPSFAEAYWNKSLALLLGGDYINGWKFYEWRWQRDVFVPLKRDFPQPLWLGTPSLLNKSILLYGEQGLGDTIQFIRYAKLVSDLGANVIVEVQKPLITLLADLDGIALATYKGEKLPEFDFQCPLMSLPFAFKTTVDTIPTRNPYLFGDIAKIAFWEAKLGPKIKPRVGLAWSGNRSHKNDHNRSISLKQLLLYLPDNCQYISLQKGATFDDGRTLQANPQVLNFADELHDFSDTAALTELLDCVVTVDTSVAHLAAALGRKTWILLPNDPDWRWLLNREDSPWYPTVKLFRQPVPGDWFTVFTRVREDLLTLK, translated from the coding sequence ATGCGCACTAATAATCAAAAATCTACAAAAGCGGGGGGCAATTTGAGTTTGGTTTCTAGCCAAGCTCAGGCTCCTGAGCAAGTAGCGCAGATCCAAGATTTGTTTGAGCAAGGTATTGTTTGTCATCGCACTGGTAGGCTAAAAGAGGCTCAAGATTTATATGAGCAAACATTATTAGCTCAACCTGATCACGTTGATGCGATGCATTTACTTGGTTTGATTGCTTATGAAACGGCTAATTTTGATCTTGCAGAGCATTTGATGCAAGGGGCGATTACGCTCAATCCTAATAACTCTTCATATCATTCGAATTTAGGGAATGTCTTAAAAGCAAAGCAAAAATACGATGCTGCTATTGTTAGTTACGATAGCGCAATTCAATTAACGCCAAACTCTACCTATACTTACTACAACCGTGGTAATACCCTGCATATTCAGAAGAGACTAGAAGATGCGGTAGCTAGTTTTGACCAAGCGATTGCTATTTCCACTGATTTTGCAGAGGCCTACAACAATCGTGGCAATGCTTTAAAAGATCTCAAGAAATTTGATCAGGCGATTGCAAGCTATATTGCAGCTATTCAGATCAAACCAGAATATGCCGAAGCCTATAATAATCTTGGCAATGCTTTAAAAGATATCAAAAAATTTGATGAAGCAATTGGAAGTTACTCCACGGCTATACAAATCAAACCAGACTATGCCGAAGCCTATAACAATCTTGGTAATGCTTTAAAAGAGCAAAGACAAATCGATAAAGCAATCCAGAGCTATAGTCGAGCGATTGATTTAAAGCCTGATTGTTTCGAGGCATTTAACAATCGTGGTAATGGCTTAAAAGAATTAAAGCAATTAAGCGGTGCTATCGCAAGCTATGACAAAGCCATTGAAATCAATCCTAGCTTTGCTGAAGCCTATTGGAATAAGAGTTTAGCGTTATTGCTCGGCGGTGATTACATTAATGGTTGGAAATTTTACGAGTGGCGTTGGCAAAGAGATGTATTTGTTCCGCTTAAAAGAGATTTTCCTCAACCGTTGTGGCTTGGCACTCCCTCTTTATTAAATAAGTCGATCTTATTGTATGGAGAGCAAGGTTTAGGAGATACGATTCAATTTATTCGTTATGCCAAGTTAGTTTCTGATTTGGGCGCAAATGTGATTGTAGAAGTTCAAAAGCCCCTCATTACCTTGCTGGCAGATTTGGATGGTATTGCATTAGCCACTTACAAAGGTGAAAAACTTCCTGAGTTTGATTTCCAGTGCCCCCTCATGAGTTTGCCATTTGCATTTAAAACCACTGTCGATACAATCCCCACGCGCAATCCTTATCTCTTTGGCGATATAGCTAAAATTGCGTTTTGGGAAGCCAAGTTGGGACCTAAAATTAAGCCGCGTGTTGGGCTGGCTTGGAGTGGTAACCGTAGTCATAAAAATGACCATAATCGCAGCATTTCTTTAAAACAGTTGTTGTTATATCTGCCAGATAATTGCCAATACATTAGCCTGCAAAAAGGCGCCACTTTCGATGATGGCAGAACATTACAGGCTAATCCCCAAGTTTTGAATTTTGCCGATGAATTGCACGACTTTAGTGACACAGCCGCTTTAACTGAGTTATTGGATTGCGTGGTCACTGTAGATACCAGCGTGGCACACCTTGCAGCCGCTTTGGGCAGGAAAACTTGGATACTTCTCCCCAATGATCCGGATTGGCGTTGGCTGCTAAATCGAGAAGATAGTCCTTGGTATCCAACGGTCAAGCTCTTCAGACAGCCAGTTCCTGGCGATTGGTTTACTGTATTCACTAGAGTCCGAGAAGATTTATTGACTTTAAAGTGA